The Nocardia sp. BMG111209 genome includes a window with the following:
- a CDS encoding MarR family winged helix-turn-helix transcriptional regulator — MTAMAPSRTEPDLSYLLDRTSHVLRTRMAAALAEVGLTARMHCALVHALEAERTQIQLAELGDMDKTTMVNTIDALEQAGLAERKPSSTDRRARIVAVTPKGRRVAEQSQRLVDGVHRTALESLPADERAVMLRALTRLTEGELAAPAETPVAARRARQSSR, encoded by the coding sequence ATGACCGCCATGGCACCGTCGCGCACCGAACCCGATCTGTCCTACCTGCTGGACCGGACCAGCCATGTGCTGCGGACCAGGATGGCGGCGGCGCTGGCCGAGGTCGGCCTCACCGCGCGGATGCACTGTGCGCTGGTACACGCGCTCGAGGCGGAACGCACCCAGATCCAGCTCGCCGAACTCGGCGATATGGACAAGACCACGATGGTCAACACGATCGACGCCCTGGAACAGGCCGGGCTGGCGGAGCGCAAGCCGTCCAGCACCGATCGGCGGGCCCGGATCGTCGCGGTGACCCCGAAGGGCCGGCGGGTGGCCGAGCAGAGTCAGCGCCTCGTCGACGGCGTGCACCGCACCGCACTGGAGTCGCTGCCCGCCGACGAGCGCGCGGTGATGCTGCGGGCACTGACCCGGCTCACCGAGGGCGAACTGGCCGCCCCCGCCGAGACCCCGGTCGCCGCCCGCCGGGCCCGGCAGTCGTCGCGCTGA